The Rhodothermales bacterium genome has a segment encoding these proteins:
- a CDS encoding beta-propeller fold lactonase family protein — translation MEAPAVFGYGDTADGRSNPSAGLTHWALTESGDYLWALSATRGELRLFELGTDGVPEHRLSTDVGPADLEQLELADDGHTIYLRTADGLQVWRQAGRSDPPALVQRLEAEMSDFAVVGDFLVTTILGYPGGGPVRIFRRASDNGSLVETDQISYAHNEHASVFYRAGDQGVYVNTSVAAGFSGHRTMRYHWIPIDQTTGKLGTPTLVEFPVPMTDEIDLHVPEGLSQPVYHYWGFSILAADGSGTGTTTDRLLAGVRIAAVAGSMDQRFVYALESETGRIHGYSVAADGGLEAHQVVADDGLWSLEWIRSVLDDQYLLGAMPDVNRWAIYARDKQNGQLTLVKTVSGVDYPGWGLRRVSDVAIAHSGNRVWAITENNTLDTFVRTDAHAPFRWTSTQVADSGARWPNILTSVRVSPDDRFLYLFWQFPHTNDDEIAVYAVDDDSGVPSLIESYNNADFPLSARAVAFSPDWNHLYSGRPIGVLSRDAVTGRLSAGEQYQGRASDIAVSPDGAHVYTVYDEGDVQMRIWTRNSADGSLALSFVVQDDDMSSITLTAAGDEAFTGRAGGFSRWQVDPATGALSDPTHFDSPDGKSVLRIVMPPSEAWLSAIGHRTAYWYARSEDGTLGQPVDAAGAVGTIGAEGRLMARGGMRADKLVSWAPSDRLFIWATDSTFWAPETSPTSVAPPDSPSEDGLHVFPNPTHGRTTLVAGSHQAPVTIEVVDLLGRRVMTRHETSGGPTGLDLSHLAPGMYFIRLVESGGVRVTSVVLDR, via the coding sequence TTGGAAGCGCCGGCCGTCTTCGGCTACGGAGATACCGCGGACGGGCGGAGCAATCCGTCGGCGGGCCTTACCCATTGGGCACTGACCGAGAGCGGCGATTATCTCTGGGCCCTGTCGGCCACGCGAGGTGAACTCAGACTGTTTGAGTTGGGAACCGACGGCGTGCCGGAGCACCGTCTCAGCACCGACGTCGGTCCTGCCGACCTTGAGCAGTTGGAGCTTGCGGACGATGGCCACACCATCTACCTGCGCACCGCCGATGGACTCCAAGTGTGGAGGCAGGCAGGCCGCTCGGACCCGCCGGCTCTGGTGCAGCGCCTGGAGGCCGAAATGAGCGACTTTGCGGTCGTCGGTGACTTCCTGGTCACGACGATTCTCGGTTACCCGGGAGGAGGGCCGGTTCGCATTTTCCGGCGCGCCTCCGACAACGGATCCCTCGTCGAGACGGATCAGATTTCGTATGCCCACAACGAACACGCGTCGGTTTTCTACCGCGCCGGCGACCAGGGTGTCTACGTGAATACGTCGGTCGCTGCGGGTTTCAGTGGCCACAGAACCATGCGCTACCACTGGATTCCCATCGACCAGACCACGGGGAAACTGGGTACCCCGACTCTGGTCGAGTTTCCGGTTCCCATGACGGACGAAATCGACTTGCACGTGCCGGAAGGGTTGAGCCAACCCGTCTACCACTACTGGGGATTCTCCATTCTCGCCGCAGATGGGTCCGGCACGGGCACTACGACCGATCGCCTCCTGGCAGGGGTGAGGATTGCGGCAGTGGCGGGGTCCATGGATCAGCGTTTCGTCTACGCGCTGGAGTCCGAAACCGGCCGGATTCACGGCTACAGCGTTGCTGCAGACGGAGGGCTCGAAGCCCACCAGGTGGTGGCGGACGATGGGCTCTGGAGCCTGGAATGGATACGTTCGGTGCTCGACGACCAATACCTGCTCGGAGCCATGCCCGACGTGAATCGATGGGCGATCTATGCACGAGACAAGCAGAATGGCCAGCTGACGCTGGTCAAGACCGTTTCAGGCGTTGACTACCCGGGCTGGGGCCTGCGGCGTGTGTCGGACGTTGCCATCGCGCACTCCGGCAACCGGGTTTGGGCCATCACGGAGAACAATACGCTGGACACGTTTGTGCGGACTGATGCTCATGCGCCATTTCGATGGACGTCGACCCAGGTGGCTGACTCGGGAGCGCGATGGCCGAACATCCTGACGTCCGTGCGGGTCAGCCCCGACGATCGCTTTCTCTACCTGTTCTGGCAGTTCCCCCACACGAACGATGACGAAATCGCGGTGTACGCCGTGGACGACGACAGCGGCGTCCCGTCCCTGATCGAGTCCTACAACAACGCCGACTTTCCCCTATCTGCGAGAGCCGTGGCATTCAGCCCGGACTGGAACCACCTGTATTCCGGGAGACCCATCGGTGTCCTGAGTCGGGACGCGGTCACCGGCAGGCTCAGCGCGGGAGAGCAGTACCAGGGACGGGCCTCCGACATCGCCGTATCTCCGGATGGAGCGCATGTCTATACGGTGTATGACGAGGGCGATGTGCAGATGCGAATCTGGACTCGTAATTCTGCAGACGGATCGCTCGCGCTTTCCTTTGTCGTTCAGGATGACGATATGTCGTCGATCACGCTCACCGCGGCCGGCGACGAAGCTTTCACCGGTCGAGCAGGCGGCTTCTCGCGATGGCAGGTCGATCCCGCTACAGGGGCCCTTTCAGACCCGACACATTTCGACTCCCCGGATGGCAAGTCCGTCTTGCGTATCGTCATGCCCCCTTCTGAGGCCTGGCTCTCGGCCATCGGCCACCGGACAGCTTATTGGTATGCCCGGTCCGAAGACGGCACGCTCGGGCAGCCCGTTGACGCGGCAGGCGCCGTGGGCACGATTGGCGCTGAAGGTCGGCTGATGGCACGCGGAGGGATGCGGGCCGACAAACTCGTCTCCTGGGCGCCCAGCGACCGCCTGTTTATTTGGGCCACAGACTCCACCTTTTGGGCACCTGAGACATCGCCCACGTCCGTTGCACCACCCGACTCACCTTCCGAAGACGGTCTGCACGTGTTTCCGAATCCGACACATGGCCGGACGACCCTCGTCGCGGGCAGCCACCAGGCGCCAGTCACCATTGAGGTGGTGGACCTTCTGGGACGACGCGTGATGACCCGGCATGAGACGAGCGGAGGGCCGACTGGCCTGGATCTGTCACACCTTGCTCCCGGGATGTATTTCATCCGACTCGTGGAGTCGGGAGGGGTTCGTGTCACAAGCGTCGTGCTCGACAGGTGA